TCAAGGACCCTGGAGAGGGTATAGAAGCATAGCCTAGCAAGAGAGATGGGTTTTATAGTAGCGGCAGGTGCCAAAATAGTCACAAGTAACTAAATACGTGAAGTCTCGCCCGCTTGCTTCATCAAAACCGATATTTTTGGATGAGCTATTTCCAACATACGTCTCTGTACATTTACCACCATTTACTCTGGATGAAAgacgattaactcattcactgcctttgacaagtatacttgtcaattgtattttttagagcggtgctaaatgggggcgaatctgagcatgctccactgtaaatatcaaacttggaaacaactttactgatgcccaaccaccggtagatgacatcattgccccattttataggaaataaacacagtttcagagtccatgggagaaatggctgtattttggcaaacctacatttttctgctgtcaattataaaagaacgggacgggacaaaaagtagggagtctattctgttatttggtagattcggtttatatataattattgaatgtaatatcacgtgagtattggaaatgtaaacattttctataatgactggcagtgaatgagttaagtgcttCACACGAGATAAAAGGTAGAAAACGAAAGAGGGACTGAGGAGGGGGAAACGTGCTGCCGACTGGGAAATCGAGAGCTGGCGGAGTGTTTCTCCAGTCGGTTAGCTCGACATCTCCCCTGAGAGACAGAGGCGCTCCTCTAATGACTCGGGGTTTCATGTCGGGTCGAGATGTTTTTGATCAGGGGTGATTGGGGCGGGGGTAAAAGCTCAGGGGATCATAGAAAGAAGGCGAGAAGAGGAACAGAGAAGCAATGTTTAAATAGGAAGACCAAAGAGGGCCGGGATTTCCCTGCTGTCTGCTTGCTGATGAACTTCGAGGGAGAAGTTATATATGGGATATTTCCCAATCATCGTTCTCGAGACGTCGGCGCGAGCCAAAGTTCCGTGACTCACTTTGAGGGTTTCGTATGGCAAGAAAAACAACTGTCAGCAGTTGCGTACAGCTGTTGagggcacacacacaaacacaagcatTGTGTATATGGACTCAGCAGACACACAACATTTCAAGAGCGAGGGCTATGCATCTTTCACTAAATATTGATTACATATCGTGACATTCATGTGGCCGTGAAACTACTTTACATACAATAGGATTCTCCAGGGGTGGGCACATTTCTGTGCTCAAGAGCCACAACTGGATTTTTACAATAGACAAGTAGGCCAGGTTATTTGTAAATATggtatacataaataataataattcaaatgtgtatgaaatagtgatgtaaaaatatttagtgatttaaaaaaaaaaaaatttccccccaGTTGTTGTCAGTTGCTAATTTAGCTTTTTGGTCCATCACTTCACAACTTTAGCAAAGCAAAAGGAACGTGATTGCATAAAAGCCTGAGTTAATACTTTTTCTCAAGTACATTGTGTGAAAAGATTTGACAACTGTCGATATTGAAAAATGTATGAGAAACTCTTTAAAGTCCATGTACTAGTAGGCTAAGTAAAGGTTGTCCACTTCTTATTACGACCTCAAGCAGGACATCAACATCTACATATTAGTACGACTAGTGACATTATAAAATTCTACGAGGTAACATGTAGCACTTCCCTAGCAGTACTGGCAACATGCAAATGTTAACTAGTgcagttttgcctcactagtaacAGGAAGTTGTCACATTTGTAGGCTACTAGTATGTAGGAATTTCATATagtagtggaaaaaatattactcAGTACTAGTGCACTGAATTTGCTTACTATTAAGGACAAAGGACGCCCTAGTACATGGACATGGACATAAGACGGACACAAAGGATATAAGTAAATGCTCAAACAactttgatgtttgtttgttttttttaatcctttcgtttctttattttttgcacTAATTCAAACTGTTTCAAATTTGAAACAATTCAGCTAATCCCTAccacaaaatgttttaaaaattcaaaataaaagccaaaatttttttatgtaaggtttttctcttttatttcaacattttttgaccgaTTAAAAGCCTTCCAAGTCCAACTACTGTACTACAGTCAATCCCCTCAACAGCACACCTCCATTTGTTTTGAGCGATACTGTCGCTTTAAATTGTGGGCGTGGCCTCTCTACTACGACCCGCCCTCTTATGCATAACCAAGTGTCCTTTCCCGGGAAATCACACTGCGCGCCAGTCTGCAAAGAAAGTGAACGCAGGACGCAGCTCGCGCGGTTACTGCGGCGAGTTTCACACCGGAATTGTTTGGCGACTGTTTACAAACGCAGGCGGAAGACAaacgaagaggaagaagaagcgaGCAATTGCACGCGCCGTTTGACGCTCACTGCTTAGGTCGTTTGCTTGACGGGGGATCTATGAAGGTTTCAACGTGCACTGcaggtaaaaaagaaaaaaaatgcacacgcacacaaaaagcaACCAAACCTACTGAATTTCGACTGATTCGCACACCGATTCTGACGCTAATTGAAGTCTCCAGCTGCTGCGCCTGAGCTCGTCGGGCTCTCGTTTAATTAATTGATAAGAGAAGAGGACCTGGACTCAAATTTCCGCCGCTAATTGATCCACTGCTTTCTAATTTAATCACCTTTCTGCTGATCAGCTGAACCGCCCCCACGCTCAGCTCTGCCACCGTCTACTACTATAAAACACTTATGTAATGAATGAAAACTCCATTGCGAAACTTGAAAGTTCTCAGCTAGTGGAAAatgcgcacttttttttttttttaacttatcagTGAGTGGCTTGTGACTGGTAGTCGAGACgacatgacatttttaaaccctTAATTGCCTGGTAGCATGAATTAACCAAACTTTAGGCGTACCAAACAAAAATGGGGGTTCAGATCTTgattatattgtgtaatattcaAGATTACGTGGTTCAGTTTTTgaatgcatgagactttggtTCAGTCAAATTGTGCTCTTCTCTCTGCAGACTGAGGGAACAAGGAGCTAGCACCTCCATGCCGGGCATCAGCTCCTCCACGGCGCCCCGTTATGACAGCTGGGACATGGACCACCTGGACCACGACCAGCACTACTTCTACGACGACCACCACAGTCCGGACGAGGATTTCTTCAAGTCCACGGCGCCCAGCGAGGACATATGGAAGAAATTTGAGCTGGTCCCCACACCGCCCATGTCCCCCATTCGGACGGTGGAGGGGTCGGGCAGGTTCGGGCTGGTGTGCCCCACGCTGGGGGACAAGCTGGAGTGGGTGTCGCAGTTTTTGGGGCAGGAGGacgaacagcagcagcagcagcaacaacagcagcagcaggacaTCGCCTGCAAAGTGAGCCCGGCAACAGACTCTGTGGGGAACCTGAGCTCCATCATTATCCAGGACTGCATGTGGAGCGGGTTCTCGGCCGGTCGGCAGCTGGAGAGAGTGGTGGGGGAGCGCTGCCACCCCTGCCAGGCCAAGGGGGCGCCCGCCAACGCCAAAGTGGTCGGCGGGACGTCTCCGGGGAGGGCGCAGGGTTTACCTGCTGACGCGCTCCCTCTCGGTTGTTTGGTGGCGGATTGCGTGGACCCGACCGCTGTGCTCACCTTCCCCTTGGGGGGAGGTTGCAAGAAGCAAGTCTCTTCTGGGTCCGAGACCCACACCAACTCATCAGGTCAGTGTGTAGCAACAATTTAACTCGACTcgactcaagtttatttatatagctgtcacaaagcgctttacagaaacacaaaaaacacaaaacattaacGTCAATACaatcaatcacaacaaatcaacattcttccatccctacatacgctttgatgtttgatgtttgaagcagtttttagatgaaagaggtcAGAATAAGTCTCCTTTCATGTGTAagatcagagacgtgatctcagTATGCATGACATaacacacgtttgctacaagcgGAAAAAACAATCCGCTCAAcagtattgtactgtataaaacCACACAGTCGGAACATTTGGTCTCCCCATAATCAGTAAACATGGAAAACGTAAGCACAAAATAGAACCCGATTATGGTCCTTCCTTGTTCTTCTTTTGTGGCGTATTGGCAATTGGCAACCCAACTTAATGACTCATTACTGCCACCAGTtggttttgtgttttctttgcaAGGAAGCACTTCCTCAATAGGCCACACCCCTGAAAGGcacacagctttttttttttttttgcataattagCATTTAAAACCActatttaaattttcttttgtgttttacatttatattttacaatatttattttaaatatctcATTTTACCAATTtgacttaatttttttgttgGCTATACTGTGCACATTGAGATTTaagtgcattattattattattattattagtagtagtagtagtagtagtagtagtagtagtagtgtttTTCTTGAGtataaaaatgtgacaaaaatttAGTTTTTGCTGGGACTGGAACAAATTAAtagcatttcaattcatttcaatagggaaAATTGATTTTATATACCCCagctggggggggggataatagAGATGGGCGAGTATCGGTACTCGTGATGGCAGTCGATATCAGTAtttgctgccctcttgtggccagtTTTACAATCAAACTGGAAGTTatgcattaatttcatgcattttttttatgtatcaaaagtactcgtACAGTAATTGTAAGCTGGTTATAGTTTTGTAATGGTGTAGAACTGTTCTCCATGTTAGTGTTTAATTTTTAACTCGTGTAGCTAAATAAGGTAACAAATTTCTACACCCCCACAAAATACAACTCCTATTACGATACACAGTTAGATTAATTTAGTCTTTGAGAGATTCTATCAAAGTAGAAGCTGTATTTTCATGTAGCTCTGAATTGTACGGCTCATCTATGATGAGTCTAAGCCGGGAGTCAATATTTAGCTTTGGCGCTCCGCTCTAGCTGCATGTAAGAATGGGCGTGCGGTACATGACTGCATTGCGTTACCTTGGTGCATGCAACACATGCTCCAAGGGGCGACACGCCCATCTGAACATCTGCCGCCTGGCCCGGCGCCAGCAAACCAGCTGCTACCCCCCCTCCCCTTCCGTTCCTCCGCTCTGACTTGCGACGACGGCAGCTCCCTCTGCAGTGCCATCTTGCGCTTGACGCCGATTTCTATGATGTCGTGCATAAGTGACTGTGACATGCTTTTGTCAAAAATATTCCAGGGATCAAGAATTATAGCACATTTGTACAACGTTATGTGCGACTCATGAGAATTAGCCGGTTTTACGGGGGCGGTTCTCATGAAAATCAGGCGGCTCACCTTTCCCACTCCGCTGCGGAATTAAtggcttttgttaccatgacgatAATTTGTGTATGCAGTATTTCCTCACCTTTCAAGCCAAGCCGCATATTTTTACCTTGCAAAATATCACGGCatacaaccaaaacaaaaaatcaaaaatcaaatcagaatcaaaaagttaatattttgtccagaataaatttgataacttcattgtttttcatgtacaattaacacctttttaaaaagtaatttttctatgtgctctcgactgatgatgacatcacccgtgctgaggaagtaggtaacggccaatcatggctcacctgttttctgggtttggtcagtaaagtgagccatgattgggcaTTACCtacttgtgatgtcatcatcagtcgacagcaagtataaaaatgactttttaaagatattaattgtacatgaaaaatgttgacgttaccacattaattatagacaaaatattaactttttactgctgaaaatatccctttaaggtaAAAATGACTTGTGCAGGTATGCTATGCTAAtagtgggggttgggggggggttacTCATTGAATGAAATGGATTGGAGGAGTAAAATGCCCACAATGCTGAtaaacaatcacaaaaaaataaaataaaattggtggAAAATGCGGGTGAAAAgacgaaaaataaaaaataaaaatacacgagGGTCGATCCTTAAGTATGTTGGGGTCCACTGCACGCTGAAAAAATGAGAATCTCAGTTCATCCACACATTTCCTCGTCATTGTGAAAtctgggcatttttttgttttgaacatgTCATGAAGGTTTTCTGTTGTCTGGATGGCAATTAGTGGATACGTAAGTTCATTGTGCCAAGCGCATTTGCTTGATTTTCATCTCACTATATGCCACTGGCATAGATAGTTGAACAAAGTCATTATTTGTAATGAGTAAACACATTTATGAACCAATGCAgtgaaattgacaaaaatgaaatgcagCTTTGCTTACCTTTTGCTTCAACATGATAGTGTTTTGACAGCATTGTTGCTTGAAAGTGGCTCAGGACATTAAGCTGGTGCAGCCGCCAGGTCAAGGGCGAAGTGCAGaagcaactagactaagtgcaatttctgtggaaattgcatgggaatgctgaatgctaagatttgaatgcatgtgcaaagcttatgaaataaattgcgagataaattatgaaattataacctcctggttactggaccgtgctttttaccaccgagcagtatcagacacctggtaatgatggtaatgaagtgggcgtggaaagtcatacgtagaaaaagttcaatgtctgtctcattgaaaatgaatggggaaaagttgatattaaatgttaaattgtgcaaatactgtaagtaatgtggaatcagacgatatatataccctgGGAGGCGGGCATTTTTGAAGCATAGTTGAAgctggaaaataaaaatcacaataacatacacGCATAACACACAATTATGAATTAGTTACAGGACACAACAGTGTGGTGGAAATTTAGAAGGGCTCGCTCGGACTATTTTTGGGTTTAAAAGATTCGATTTGGTTCATTTCACGCTGGAGTTGGACTATTAAtaaacaagcaattaaaaagtcatctttctttttgtccCCTTTTTGAAATGTTGGAAAGTGGAGACCAACTTGTGCATTTCCACCCCGTGAGCTCGGTATGTAGGCGAGCATGTGATGTCGAAACGGGAGCGTGCATAATGGCGCGCGGAATGTCACAAAGGGGACTTGTTGCGACATTCCTCCATTCAACATGCCGCGGCGCCAATTGTGTCAGCGGGGTGAGCAGGCCGGCCCCCCGAGCTAGGACCAGGTTGACGGGGTTTGCGCAATTTTGTTTGGCGTGGTGTGAGTTCTGATTCAGATGAgagggaagggggaaaaaaaaaataaagaaaaggtgtcattgaaaataaatgtttcattcaagcatttttttttttttttttaatagtattcCTTTGGACACGCCTCCTTCAAACTCCTCTCACCTATTTTATGGTGCTCTTCCTCGAGAGATTACGACTTCTCGAGCAGTGAAATCCGCCGAGATGCAATTACTTTAAAAGCGCGTTTGAATTTCCAAGAGCGGAGAAAATCCCAACAGATTTTCTTCTATTGCCGGGATTTGCGTCTCGCTAAGCCTTTTTGCACCGTGTTGAAAAGTCCTTCTCCTGTTGCAGTCAAAACAATGATTGAATAATTTCCACCTGGGGGCTTTTTTAagggctgtcaaacgattacatttttttttaaatcagattaattgcatcttagaattttgattaatcatgattaatcgctcaattaaaaaggcttcttttaaatcaaaatttctTGCCCGCCAAATTCGAAGAACACCTgttgtgttaattcttttgacatttaatgttatgaggatgtcttcgacatttttgatccactgcgcacgctcatcttcctctttctaatcagttaattatttgcataattcaaaatgggggaaaaaaatgactccaataatttgacataaacaaatattctgaatgtcatacactaacatttcttaaattatttactttaatgcatatagttatgtttattgcttaaACACAACCGGCGCTACCTTTTaacataaccatccgctgtcagcttaaggtgaaaattaatagtgtgatttatCTGCGTTTCAAATATGATTAATGTGAGAATTTTTTGTGATTGAGTTAACgccttaactttgacagcactactttttAACTTTGTCCAAATGAATGAAGATGGTGAATTTCTACTCAGGGAGCCAAATGCTGTTTGGCATTGTGAGAacataaatcaatttatttcatccagaatagttaactcatttgctcccaaaaacgtataaatacgttctattttaaatgtttgaagtgtcccaaagacgtatttatacgtttggtttttttatgctagagcataaaggaggctttgatgcagcctctaaactgaagagaattcttgaagcaatggtagttattacaaaaacggccaataggtggcagcagagtataagagatcaaccaggaccatgttttttccccactgttttaagcagatttgtgaataatgataaaacttagctatattcgaacgctaattggtgcaaaatggaaatagacagaattgtatttatttttcctgatgaaagaagagactaacctttcttttagtaggctccatgtttttatagcaatagaacacaatattttgtgggccttgcaaaatcagtcacaatCGAGTAAAATAGCGAAGGGGGTtgtgcctgggagtgaatgagttaataataataataataataataataataataataataaattattattatatatttttttattttttgtggttcTTTAAAGAGTGTCTGAGCAtacttacaaaaataaataaaataaaaatccaagttCATATAATTGGCCACAGTATTTTATACTGTAAAAATCACAGCAGTTTTAATGATCAATTAACAGATTTTTGGTTTGTTCCCAGACAAGCTTGGCCCCTATCTGCCGCCTTTATTCCACTGTAATGgcattttagttaaaaaaaaaaaaataattgccacACAAGTAAATTGAATTAAACTTGAGTTTTATAGAATCAAATTGGTAATAATGAACCGCAATTAGGTGGGGATTCAATATATTCACTCTGGTCTCATTCCTTccagatgatgacgacgatgaccaAGACGAGGATGAAGAGGAGATCGACGTGGTGACCGTGGAGCACAGGCAGCGACGCAAACCCCGCCGGTTGGTCGGCGGCCACAAACCCGCGACCATAACGGTGCGGGGGGACCCACTGGACCCCTGCATGAAGCGTTTCCACATCTCCATCCATCAACAGCATCACAACTACGCCGCCCCGTCGCCGGACACGCTCCCGGTGTCGGCGGAGCCGCCGCCCTCCCGCAAGCGGGTCCGGCAGGAGGCCTGGGCCCCGGCGCACCACCAGCAGCCCCGGCTCGGCCACGCCCCCTCGAACTTGGACTGCAGGCGGCCTCACGCGGCCGCGGCCCGTTCGGAGTCGCCCGACCTCGGCACCTCGTCTCCTACCTCGCCGGCGTCGCCCCACTcatcctcgtcgtcgtcgtcctcgccGCCCCACTCCcactcgccgccgccgccgctatcCAGCCCGCAGTCGTCGGACTGCGAGGACACGGACCGACGCAAGGCCCACAACTTTCTGGAGCGCAAGCGGCGCAACGACCTGCGCTCGCGCTTTCTGTCGCTGCGGGACGAGATCCCCGGCTTGGCCGACTGCGCCAAGACACCCAAGGTGGCCATCCTGACGCGGGCCACCGAGTACCTGCGGCAGCTGCACGCAGGCGAGCGGCAGAAGGCTCAGGAGAGGAAGCAGCTGAAGGCCAGGCAGGCGCAGCTGCTGCAGAGGCTGGCGCAGCTGAAGCGATCCTGAACGCTCGCGGAACTGAAAACTTAATGGTGGGCAAGACGTGTTGGAATCGTGCGGGTGGattttctttcaatttttttgttttcttttggggggggttgttatttgcacattttttttcttctgagtgACAGACTAAGGCTCTCAGAACGGCAagctaacaaataaataaataaataaaaataaatatctctATAAACTGAAAAAATTTAGCGATGTTGGCCGttgaacctaaaatgcactgaaatctttCTAAACTTCATTTGACCTTTGAACTTTTGAATCCACCTGGCCAACTGTTCAGCTAATTTCCAAATATATTTCCAagaacatgaaacaaaaaaaaaaaaaaaaaaaaaagtcgcatttatttattttgatttttttttttttttgagatttTTGTCCAGTGGAGGGGGGTCTCCGTGTGATGTCTGATCCAAACAGACTGAAGGAAAGTTCACTTATTTCTGCGCCGTTTTGTGCCATTCTCCATAGCCCTCAAACGCGAACTAAATGGTGTCAAGCTTTGACCATTTGTAGCTCAAGTGCAACTTATTTGTAGCATTCTCAAATTTTTTGATTCTATTTTACCCTCCCCCCAAACTAGAATCTGTAAAATTGTTGTGCCATGGAAAGCAGCCAAAAGGTGAATGTCGGCTTCAGTATAGCAACCAAAAGAAATTCCCATGAGGGCTTCGGTTTTGTTTGTCAACCGTTTTGGGAAATGAAACACGCGATATATCTCGATTTTTCGATTTGTAACCGTTTGTTTTGATAGGCTGTAGTGTGGATGCCTCCAGAAGTCGCCTTTCGAAGTTTACAGGCGATCCTGTTTGTGTACATAGTACCCGGTTTCTGTGCAGTCCCTTACGAACCAAAACCAGAGCTGTGTATTATATtcctcttagttttttttttctccccctgccCATTTGCATCTTAAAGCTtactggcgtttttttttttttttttttttttcccaagagaTGACTCAAAGCTtatatttttgttaataaaatgaaaaaaagttgaaCATGGAACACTTTGTTACACAGCAATGCCtctttgtttgcattttgtgtcttgggctacaaaaaaaaagtcacacttaAAGTTTGATACTCTATTTTCCTACAGAGCTGTGTTCAGTGTGAGCTGGTTTTTGTTAATGTGGCTGACGAGGGTCCTACCTGGTGGTTGTGTGCTGAATACGGGCGCATCATATTAGTGTGATTAAAAGCCTCCGGAGCTGTAGCACCATCTTGGTGGGGGAGGAAGGCTCTTAATGATCCTATTGTTATTGCTTTTTGCATGCTCGCTGCTCCCTGCAGTCCAGAAGCAACTTAAAATAACTCAGAGTAGCATGTTCTGACTTTGCCAGCACTCAGGAATAGCTTTGTCGCTTATATCCCGCTGTATGTAAACAACCTCAGGACCCCCGATATCCCCCTCCCTGAATCAATGATTCACCATTTTTCCATATTCCTCCGCTCATCAATTCAGGGCAAACCACCAGGTGCCCCTCGTTTTATGTTCGATTTGTATCGGTTGCCAGATGTGGACGTTGCTAATACTTGCAGTTGGTGATTTATGGAGCCTTGTTtcagcacttttgtttttttctgtaccTCATAAGCCTATATGTATGAAGAGTCGGTCAGAAAATCAATAAATTTGTTTGACATCATATTGGAACCTGTGTGTCTTATTACACTTCAACATGTTTATATACACAATTTGAGTAAACACAAATGTCAGTCCTTATTTGGTCTGCTCTGTCACAATTATGACAGTGTTTATTGTGAGGCACCTCGTACATATTAAATGTAGTATAGATAAGTaatcatatttgtattttatgtggCTGGATTTAGGCATTAATCAAGAAATGTCAAACACCATTAGGATATAACCCAAGCATTACCACAAGCGAAAATGTTCTTTTGGAATTACCGTGGCAACGGCTGCCTGTTGCCCAGCAACGGAGCCCCGCCTCTACCATGACGAAACGCGCATGCGCGTTCAAGGCCGACTGATTAGAGAATGGCATCATGGCGGCGTCCACGCGTAGCATGAAGTGTGCCTTGGGGAGAGCGATGTCGCCGTCTTTGGTGGTCATTTTAGGAGCCACCGGCACCGGGAAATCAAAGTTGGCCATTGAGATTGGAAAACGACTACGGGGAGAGATAATCAGCGCAGATTCCATGCAGGTAAGAAGCATGACAAGGCGGGGGAGGGGAGGACGCCATTTGAAGTGACAGGCTGAAGTTAGACTTTTAAAAACATAAGGCACGCAAAATGATATTCACAAAGTTTCGACTTTTGTCTCAATTCCCCCCCCTGGCTTTGGTAAAATGTTGAATGTTGCATAATTGAAGGTGAAATACATTCCACGTCCACGCTTGTGTGCTAAATGCGcctgaaaatgaattatttttaaaataaatacggtCAAAGCATTAGTTACACAATTTGATTGACATGTACCACAAAGGTTAACTAAACGTGGAAAAATGGAGaggtatgtttttttatttta
This portion of the Festucalex cinctus isolate MCC-2025b chromosome 19, RoL_Fcin_1.0, whole genome shotgun sequence genome encodes:
- the myclb gene encoding protein L-Myc-1b, with amino-acid sequence MPGISSSTAPRYDSWDMDHLDHDQHYFYDDHHSPDEDFFKSTAPSEDIWKKFELVPTPPMSPIRTVEGSGRFGLVCPTLGDKLEWVSQFLGQEDEQQQQQQQQQQQDIACKVSPATDSVGNLSSIIIQDCMWSGFSAGRQLERVVGERCHPCQAKGAPANAKVVGGTSPGRAQGLPADALPLGCLVADCVDPTAVLTFPLGGGCKKQVSSGSETHTNSSDDDDDDQDEDEEEIDVVTVEHRQRRKPRRLVGGHKPATITVRGDPLDPCMKRFHISIHQQHHNYAAPSPDTLPVSAEPPPSRKRVRQEAWAPAHHQQPRLGHAPSNLDCRRPHAAAARSESPDLGTSSPTSPASPHSSSSSSSSPPHSHSPPPPLSSPQSSDCEDTDRRKAHNFLERKRRNDLRSRFLSLRDEIPGLADCAKTPKVAILTRATEYLRQLHAGERQKAQERKQLKARQAQLLQRLAQLKRS